One window of the Mixophyes fleayi isolate aMixFle1 chromosome 6, aMixFle1.hap1, whole genome shotgun sequence genome contains the following:
- the LOC142159849 gene encoding uncharacterized protein LOC142159849 isoform X1, which produces MMENHQTLMSWDGSSNRNTPERCLRPLFSQDCTEENHIIPRDYQGANLADIKAEDIKREEETYVRGDQQEIPTDIRTDGSSTRNTPERCPRRLYSQDCAEENPRIPQQCQVEDLTDIKEELIDGEKEMYVRGDQQCKEEEIPTDISTADGHKSWNTSEGYLVLSPDYKIEDENIIQDFPGGKPITPNIHQLLHSAHISSDPSNHEACFPNHSDIETPTTPHTGNRIFPCSECGKRFTVKSRLVNHQRLHTGEKPFSCSECGKRFTVKSSLVIHQRIHTGENPFPCSECGKRFTVKSKLVNHQRIHTGVKPFPCPECGKCFSDNKHLVRHHITHTGEKPFPCSECGKCFPYKSDLAKHQRIHTGEKPFPCSECGKYFTYKSDLAKHQRSHTGEKPFPCSVCGNCFPDNTSLVRHFLIHTGEKPFPCSECGRCFMYKCSLVKHQRSHTGEKPFPCSECGKCFSDKTSLVQHLIIHTGEKPFPCSECGKCFTSKFNLVKHQKIHTGENPFSCSECGKRFTVKSRLVEHQKIHTGEKPFPCSECGKRFTVKSRLVKHQRIHIGENPFPHSKCENSFTHRLALLKHQIINT; this is translated from the exons atgatggagaatcaccagaccCTCATGTCATGGG atggatccagtaacagaaataccccagagagatgtcttCGTCCACTtttttcacaggattgtacagaggaaaatcataTTATCCCACGAGACTATCAG GGTGCTAACCTGGCTGATATTAAGGCAGAAGATATAaagagagaagaagagacgtatgtgaggggtgatcaacaggaaatccctacagatatccgcACAG atggatccagtaccagaaataccccagagagatgtccccgtcgtctttattcacaggattgtgcAGAGGAAAATCCCAGGATCCCACAGCAgtgtcag GTTGAAGATCTGACTGATATTAAGGAAGAACTTATAGACGGTGAAaaagagatgtatgtgaggggtgatcagcagtgtaaggaggaggaaatcccaacagatatcagcactg cagatggacaCAAAAGCTGGAATACCTCAGAGGGATATCTCGTTTTGTCTCCAGATTATAAAATAGAAGATGAAAACATCATACAAGATTTTCCAGGAGGAAAACCCATTACTCCAAATATACATCAATTACTTCACAGTGCACATATATCATCTGACCCGTCTAATCATGAGGCATGTTTTCCTAATCACTCAGATATTGAAACACCTACTACACCTCATACTGGCAATAGAATATtcccatgttctgaatgtggaaaacgGTTTACAGTTAAATCCAGACTTGTTAACCATCAGAgacttcacacaggtgaaaaaccattttcatgttctgagtgtggaaaacgGTTTACAGTTAAATCCAGTCTTGTTAtccatcagagaattcacacaggtgagaatccatttccatgttctgagtgtggaaaacgGTTTACAGTTAAATCCAAACTTGTTAACCATCAGAGAATAcacacaggtgtgaaaccatttccatgtcctgagtgtggaaaatgcttTTCAGATAACAAACATCTTGTTAGACACCACATAACTcatacaggtgaaaaaccatttccatgttccgaATGCGGGAAATGTTTTCCATATAAATCAGATCTTgctaaacatcagagaattcacacaggtgagaaaccatttccatgttctgagtgtgggaagtattttacatataaatcagaTCTCGctaaacatcagagaagtcacacaggtgagaaaccatttccatgttctgtgtGTGGGAATTGCTTTCCAGATAACACAAGTCTTGTTAGACACTTCCTAattcatacaggtgagaaaccatttccatgttctgaatgtgggagatgttttatgtataaatgcagtcttgttaaacatcagagaagtcacacaggtgagaaaccatttccatgttctgagtgtgggaaatgcttttCAGATAAGACAAGTCTTGTTCAACACCTCATAattcatacaggtgagaaaccatttccatgttctgaatgtgggaaatgttttacatctaAATtcaatcttgttaaacatcagaaaattcacacaggtgagaatccattttcatgttctgagtgtggaaaacgTTTTACGGTTAAATCCagacttgttgaacatcagaaaattcacacaggtgagaaaccatttccatgttctgagtgtgggaaacggTTTACGGTTAAATCCAgacttgttaaacatcagagaattcacatagGTGAGAATCCATTTCCTCATTCTAAATGTGAAAATAGTTTTACACACAGACTAGCTCTCTTAAAACATCAGATAATAAACACATAA
- the LOC142159849 gene encoding uncharacterized protein LOC142159849 isoform X2 — protein sequence MYVRGDQQCKEEEIPTDISTADGHKSWNTSEGYLVLSPDYKIEDENIIQDFPGGKPITPNIHQLLHSAHISSDPSNHEACFPNHSDIETPTTPHTGNRIFPCSECGKRFTVKSRLVNHQRLHTGEKPFSCSECGKRFTVKSSLVIHQRIHTGENPFPCSECGKRFTVKSKLVNHQRIHTGVKPFPCPECGKCFSDNKHLVRHHITHTGEKPFPCSECGKCFPYKSDLAKHQRIHTGEKPFPCSECGKYFTYKSDLAKHQRSHTGEKPFPCSVCGNCFPDNTSLVRHFLIHTGEKPFPCSECGRCFMYKCSLVKHQRSHTGEKPFPCSECGKCFSDKTSLVQHLIIHTGEKPFPCSECGKCFTSKFNLVKHQKIHTGENPFSCSECGKRFTVKSRLVEHQKIHTGEKPFPCSECGKRFTVKSRLVKHQRIHIGENPFPHSKCENSFTHRLALLKHQIINT from the exons atgtatgtgaggggtgatcagcagtgtaaggaggaggaaatcccaacagatatcagcactg cagatggacaCAAAAGCTGGAATACCTCAGAGGGATATCTCGTTTTGTCTCCAGATTATAAAATAGAAGATGAAAACATCATACAAGATTTTCCAGGAGGAAAACCCATTACTCCAAATATACATCAATTACTTCACAGTGCACATATATCATCTGACCCGTCTAATCATGAGGCATGTTTTCCTAATCACTCAGATATTGAAACACCTACTACACCTCATACTGGCAATAGAATATtcccatgttctgaatgtggaaaacgGTTTACAGTTAAATCCAGACTTGTTAACCATCAGAgacttcacacaggtgaaaaaccattttcatgttctgagtgtggaaaacgGTTTACAGTTAAATCCAGTCTTGTTAtccatcagagaattcacacaggtgagaatccatttccatgttctgagtgtggaaaacgGTTTACAGTTAAATCCAAACTTGTTAACCATCAGAGAATAcacacaggtgtgaaaccatttccatgtcctgagtgtggaaaatgcttTTCAGATAACAAACATCTTGTTAGACACCACATAACTcatacaggtgaaaaaccatttccatgttccgaATGCGGGAAATGTTTTCCATATAAATCAGATCTTgctaaacatcagagaattcacacaggtgagaaaccatttccatgttctgagtgtgggaagtattttacatataaatcagaTCTCGctaaacatcagagaagtcacacaggtgagaaaccatttccatgttctgtgtGTGGGAATTGCTTTCCAGATAACACAAGTCTTGTTAGACACTTCCTAattcatacaggtgagaaaccatttccatgttctgaatgtgggagatgttttatgtataaatgcagtcttgttaaacatcagagaagtcacacaggtgagaaaccatttccatgttctgagtgtgggaaatgcttttCAGATAAGACAAGTCTTGTTCAACACCTCATAattcatacaggtgagaaaccatttccatgttctgaatgtgggaaatgttttacatctaAATtcaatcttgttaaacatcagaaaattcacacaggtgagaatccattttcatgttctgagtgtggaaaacgTTTTACGGTTAAATCCagacttgttgaacatcagaaaattcacacaggtgagaaaccatttccatgttctgagtgtgggaaacggTTTACGGTTAAATCCAgacttgttaaacatcagagaattcacatagGTGAGAATCCATTTCCTCATTCTAAATGTGAAAATAGTTTTACACACAGACTAGCTCTCTTAAAACATCAGATAATAAACACATAA